One stretch of Scatophagus argus isolate fScaArg1 chromosome 18, fScaArg1.pri, whole genome shotgun sequence DNA includes these proteins:
- the LOC124049644 gene encoding suppressor of cytokine signaling 6, which translates to MKKISLKTIRKSLSIKGKEEGDFVMLQQPSVTTEFSKEESLFGGCYTKELSGCDLGGEEDKGGQNKSRSKSEGLMGSLKRRLSAKQKTKVKGSSSAIGSVDDDDTFSSSSVPISFNEVKAQRPLRSASLRSHHYSPSPWPLRSVNSDEACIKMEVKVKAMVHSPSPSPNLNGVRKEFHDFQMEGLFQDQAESLKNLQQPQNGELHLNIDENDVPVVLGLTPQDYIQYTMPLDEGMYPEGSHSFCLDSSSPMEVVTEADNGSLHTDQGQEEHELVSGMPPDLFMETSVSSLLIGSAGVMLQSSRVEVPPPLSPLLPPITSNGHIPRTFSGFSSSDSQVAERVRHHLNFDPNSAPGVSRVYDSVQSSGPMVVTSLTEELKKLARQGWYWGPITRWEAEEKLVNLADGSFLVRDSSDDRYLLSLSFRSQGKTLHTRIEHSNGRFSFYEQPDVEGHTSIVDLIEHSIKDSENGAFCYSRSRLPGSATYPVRLTNPVSRFMQVRSLQYLCRFVIRQYTRIDLIQKLPLPNKMKDYLQEKHY; encoded by the coding sequence ATGAAGAAGATAAGCCTTAAGACCATTCGCAAGTCCCTCAGCATAAAGGGCAAAGAGGAGGGTGACTTTGTCATGCTCCAGCAGCCCTCGGTGACTACAGAGTTTTCCAAGGAAGAGTCACTTTTTGGGGGCTGTTACACCAAAGAGCTTTCTGGCTGTGACCTTGGTGGTGAAGAGGACAAAGGTGGGCAGAATAAGAGCCGCTCAAAGAGCGAAGGCCTCATGGGATCACTAAAGAGGAGACTGTCTGCCAAGCAGAAGACAAAAGTGAAAGGCAGCTCCTCCGCCATAGGCTCAGTCGATGACGATGACACCTTTTCGTCCTCGTCTGTGCCCATCAGCTTCAACGAGGTGAAAGCCCAGAGACCTCTTAGATCTGCTTCCCTACGGAGTCACCATTATAGCCCCTCACCATGGCCTCTGCGGTCAGTCAACTCTGATGAGGCATGTATCAAGATGGAGGTAAAGGTTAAAGCCATGGTTCACTCCCCCAGCCCGAGTCCCAACTTAAATGGTGTCCGTAAGGAATTTCATGATTTCCAGATGGAAGGGCTCTTTCAAGACCAAGCAGAATCCCTAAAGAATCTCCAGCAGCCACAAAATGGTGAGCTGCATCTAAATattgatgaaaatgatgtgcCTGTGGTGCTGGGTTTGACTCCCCAGGACTACATCCAGTACACAATGCCTTTAGATGAAGGAATGTACCCAGAAGGGTCCCACTCCTTCTGCCTGGACAGCTCCTCTCCTATGGAGGTGGTGACTGAAGCGGACAATGGGTCCCTCCACACAGACCAGGGACAGGAGGAACATGAACTGGTTAGTGGGATGCCTCCAGATCTCTTCATGGAAACCTCAGTTAGTAGTCTTCTCATTGGTTCTGCTGGTGTGATGCTCCAAAGCTCTAGAGTAGAGGTCCCACCACCTCTCTCGCCACTCCTGCCGCCCATAACTAGTAATGGACATATTCCCAGGACTTTTTCAGGGTTCAGCTCTTCAGACAGCCAGGTTGCTGAGAGGGTAAGACACCACCTCAATTTTGACCCAAATTCAGCTCCTGGAGTGAGTCGGGTGTACGATTCGGTCCAGAGCAGTGGTCCCATGGTTGTCACCAGTCtgacagaggagctgaagaagctggCGAGACAGGGCTGGTACTGGGGCCCTATCACACGTTGGGAGGCAGAGGAAAAGCTGGTCAACTTGGCTGATGGCTCATTCCTGGTCAGAGACAGCTCAGACGACAGGTACCTTCTCAGCCTGAGTTTCAGGTCGCAGGGCAAAACCCTCCACACCCGCATTGAACACTCAAATGGACGTTTCAGCTTTTATGAGCAGCCTGATGTGGAGGGACACACGTCCATTGTTGACTTAATCGAACACTCTATCAAAGACTCAGAAAATGGAGCTTTTTGCTATTCCAGGTCTCGCTTACCAGGGTCTGCAACCTACCCTGTCAGACTAACCAACCCAGTATCTCGGTTTATGCAAGTGCGCTCCCTGCAGTACCTTTGTCGCTTTGTCATTAGACAATACACAAGGATAGACCTAATCCAGAAACTGCCCTTACCTAACAAGATGAAAGATTATCTGCAGGAGAAGCACTACTGA